The following proteins come from a genomic window of Salvia hispanica cultivar TCC Black 2014 chromosome 4, UniMelb_Shisp_WGS_1.0, whole genome shotgun sequence:
- the LOC125185233 gene encoding uncharacterized protein LOC125185233 produces MVREAYDAGRSGFGSLLSLGHSSGRTDRIFMKGPEGRGEVEVAVSGILDQSKVDIDPQSPIQISKRGLRLGTIVRKAASVASATAKQAYAAASSLDGEMLPLKCCLISISLPWENIVHDLLFKASPAVNL; encoded by the exons ATGGTTCGAGAGGCATATGATG ccGGCAGGTCCGGGTTCGGAAGTCTTCTGTCTCTTGGTCATTCCTCTGGCAGAACTGACAGGATATTCATGAAGGGTCCAGAAGGGCGTGGTGAAGTTGAAGTAGCGGTCTCTGGAATCCTGG ATCAGAGCAAGGTGGATATAGATCCTCAATCACCGATTCAGATATCTAAAAGGGGTCTTCGTTTAGGAACTATTGTACGCAAAGCAGCGTCTGTAGCATCAGCAACAGCAAAGCAGGCTTATGCTGCAGCGTCGTCCTTGGATGGCGAGATGCTGCCCCTCAAGTGCTGTTTAATATCCATCTCATTGCCGTGGGAGAATATTGTTCATGATCTTTTATTCAAG GCAAGTCCGGCTGTCAACTTGTAA